A single window of Methanothermobacter marburgensis str. Marburg DNA harbors:
- the purD gene encoding phosphoribosylamine--glycine ligase, producing MKILVVGTGAREHAICSALADEATIYSVMGNRNPGISRLASEFMVAPEVDTERVVNFASSKGVDMAFIGPEAPLEAGLVNALEEAGIPSVGPTREAARIETDKSFMRRLFEGYSIPGSITYRVFDDRAELREFMDDFEGEAVVKPVGLTGGKGVKIVGEHLQDNSEAIEYACEVIDNRIGGHASVVIEERVVGEEFTVQAFSDGDRIVPMPAVQDHPHAYEGDQGPITGGMGSYSDSDGLLPFLTQKDYDEAVEIMQKTIDAIKSEAGPYKGVLYGQFMLTADGPKLIEYNARFGDPEAMNVLPLLESSMLEICEGIVDGNLSGARFRNLATVCKYLVPEGYPDKGIVGSEIRVEEDKIEDMGVITYYAAVNQENSTIYTSSSRALALVALAEDIYSAEELCENATGYVKGRLYHRRDIGTRELVEKRVKHMEDLRS from the coding sequence ATGAAAATACTTGTTGTGGGAACAGGAGCAAGGGAACATGCCATATGCAGTGCACTGGCAGATGAGGCAACGATATACTCTGTGATGGGTAACAGGAACCCCGGCATATCAAGGCTTGCCAGTGAATTCATGGTTGCTCCTGAGGTTGACACAGAAAGGGTGGTCAATTTCGCATCCAGTAAGGGCGTTGATATGGCATTCATAGGTCCTGAGGCACCCCTCGAGGCAGGGCTGGTCAATGCCCTTGAGGAAGCAGGCATACCATCGGTGGGGCCCACCAGGGAGGCTGCCAGAATTGAGACAGACAAGTCCTTCATGCGCAGACTCTTTGAAGGTTACAGTATCCCCGGGTCAATAACCTACCGTGTCTTTGATGACAGGGCTGAACTCAGGGAGTTCATGGATGACTTTGAGGGCGAGGCTGTGGTAAAGCCGGTGGGACTCACAGGCGGAAAGGGCGTTAAGATAGTCGGTGAACACCTCCAGGACAACTCAGAGGCAATCGAATACGCCTGCGAGGTAATAGATAATCGTATAGGTGGCCATGCAAGCGTTGTTATAGAGGAAAGGGTTGTCGGGGAGGAATTCACCGTCCAGGCCTTTTCTGACGGCGACCGTATTGTGCCAATGCCTGCAGTACAGGACCACCCCCACGCATATGAGGGGGACCAGGGCCCAATAACAGGAGGGATGGGTTCCTACTCAGACTCAGATGGTCTTTTACCGTTCCTGACACAGAAGGACTATGATGAAGCAGTTGAGATAATGCAGAAGACGATCGATGCAATTAAAAGTGAGGCAGGGCCCTATAAGGGAGTTCTTTATGGACAGTTCATGCTCACAGCCGACGGACCGAAACTCATAGAGTACAATGCACGTTTCGGGGACCCTGAGGCAATGAATGTACTCCCACTACTTGAGTCCAGCATGCTTGAGATCTGTGAGGGAATCGTGGACGGAAATCTCAGCGGGGCAAGGTTCAGGAACCTTGCAACGGTCTGCAAGTACCTTGTACCCGAGGGCTACCCTGATAAGGGGATTGTAGGCTCTGAAATAAGGGTCGAAGAGGATAAGATCGAGGATATGGGGGTTATAACGTACTATGCAGCGGTTAACCAGGAGAACAGCACCATATACACCTCTTCATCCAGGGCACTTGCACTGGTGGCCCTTGCAGAGGACATATACTCTGCAGAGGAGCTCTGTGAGAACGCCACAGGATACGTGAAGGGAAGGCTCTACCACCGGAGGGATATAGGTACCAGGGAGCTTGTTGAGAAGAGGGTGAAGCACATGGAGGACCTCCGGTCCTGA
- the argF gene encoding ornithine carbamoyltransferase — translation MRHLLSVCDMDDVVALLDLADDYKAGEIPGKVLEGKTLAMIFEKSSTRTRVSFEVGASQLGAQPLYLSASDLQLGRGEPIADTARTLSRYVDGIMIRAIRHSDVVELASESSVPVINGLTDLEHPCQALADMQTVREKLGDFSGRLVFVGDGNNVCNSLLLITAMLGMDMDVACPPGYEPDTEITGMAEKIARKSGSEIRVLHDPREAVDGADVVYTDVWVSMGYEEETEERLKVFRPYQVNSELMKLASPDAIFMHCLPAVRGQETTSEVIDGPQSVVWDQAENRLHAQKAIMHWLMG, via the coding sequence ATGAGGCATCTTCTATCTGTATGCGACATGGACGACGTGGTGGCGCTCCTTGACCTTGCAGATGACTACAAGGCAGGGGAAATCCCAGGAAAGGTCCTTGAGGGTAAGACCCTTGCAATGATCTTTGAGAAATCATCAACAAGGACCAGGGTCTCCTTTGAGGTTGGGGCATCCCAGCTGGGTGCACAGCCCCTCTATCTGTCTGCATCAGACCTGCAGCTTGGAAGGGGGGAGCCAATAGCAGACACCGCAAGGACCCTCAGCAGATACGTTGACGGGATCATGATAAGGGCCATAAGGCACTCAGACGTGGTTGAACTTGCATCAGAGTCTTCTGTACCTGTTATAAATGGGCTTACAGATCTTGAACACCCATGTCAGGCGCTGGCTGACATGCAGACTGTAAGGGAGAAACTGGGGGACTTCAGTGGTAGACTGGTATTTGTGGGGGATGGTAACAACGTCTGCAACTCACTGCTCCTCATAACAGCAATGCTGGGGATGGACATGGACGTTGCCTGCCCACCGGGTTATGAACCCGACACAGAAATCACTGGAATGGCAGAAAAAATCGCCAGAAAAAGTGGTTCAGAGATAAGGGTGCTCCATGATCCTAGGGAAGCTGTCGATGGCGCGGATGTTGTCTACACCGACGTCTGGGTCAGCATGGGCTATGAGGAAGAGACCGAGGAACGCCTCAAGGTATTCAGGCCTTACCAGGTGAACTCAGAGCTCATGAAACTCGCATCCCCTGATGCCATATTCATGCACTGTCTTCCGGCTGTGAGGGGGCAGGAGACAACCTCTGAGGTCATCGACGGGCCGCAGTCAGTTGTCTGGGATCAGGCAGAAAACAGGCTACATGCACAGAAGGCGATAATGCACTGGCTCATGGGATGA
- the argS gene encoding arginine--tRNA ligase has product MFRYIENSARDSITEALEKLQLPVPSEIKLEEPPNPQLGDLACTVAFELAGELKRPPMEITSDIMSVIETPEIFEAVESKGPYINFFVDYGKLSGKLLEIIDDDYGSHPERGERIILEHTSANPNGPLHIGHIRNAIIGDSLARILRKAGYQVETQYYVNDMGRQIAMIVWGLLNLQKNLDDYPGDKRDHRVGRLYLEVNQKLKEDPGIKEEVDELLRQYEAGENEDTFREVVEYCLDGMKETMQRLHVHHDRFVWEGELVRDGTVGEVIESLRKTGLTRENEVLYLDLEDFGIEKELVLTRSDGTSLYSTRDIAYHLQKSREGDILIDVLGSDHKLAAEQVGIAVDLLGGKKPEVIFYEFITLPEGSMSTRRGVFISVDELMDEAHKRALEEVEKRRELPDDVADEIAEAIGNGAIRYYIARLSPEKHIVFRWDEALSFERGCASIQYAHARACKLLKKASFNGDEDIEDTWKPENDEKELVRLLARFPVVVEEAAMARRVHPVAQYVQDLANAFNSFYRSTPVIGSEFEGARLRLVDSVRIVIRNALGLLGIHAPETM; this is encoded by the coding sequence TTGTTCAGATACATTGAAAACAGTGCAAGGGATTCAATAACTGAAGCGCTTGAGAAGCTCCAGCTACCGGTACCCTCAGAGATCAAACTGGAGGAACCACCAAACCCCCAGCTGGGTGATCTTGCATGCACGGTGGCCTTTGAACTTGCAGGTGAACTCAAAAGGCCGCCGATGGAGATAACCTCAGATATAATGTCGGTGATTGAAACTCCTGAGATCTTTGAGGCAGTAGAATCAAAGGGGCCATACATAAACTTCTTTGTTGACTATGGGAAGCTCTCAGGGAAACTCCTTGAAATCATTGATGACGACTACGGGTCCCATCCAGAGAGGGGTGAGAGGATAATCCTTGAGCACACCTCTGCAAACCCCAACGGTCCACTGCACATAGGGCATATAAGGAATGCCATCATCGGGGACTCGCTTGCAAGGATACTCAGAAAGGCAGGATACCAGGTTGAAACCCAGTACTATGTCAATGACATGGGGCGCCAGATAGCCATGATAGTCTGGGGCCTCCTGAACCTCCAGAAAAACCTGGATGATTACCCCGGGGATAAGAGGGACCACCGGGTTGGAAGGCTCTACCTTGAGGTTAACCAGAAACTCAAAGAGGATCCTGGTATAAAGGAGGAGGTGGATGAACTTCTGAGGCAATACGAGGCCGGTGAGAACGAGGACACCTTCAGGGAGGTTGTGGAGTACTGCCTTGATGGGATGAAGGAGACCATGCAAAGGCTCCATGTCCACCACGACAGGTTCGTGTGGGAGGGGGAACTGGTGAGGGATGGGACGGTTGGTGAGGTTATAGAATCCCTCAGAAAAACGGGGCTCACCAGGGAAAATGAGGTCCTCTACCTTGACCTTGAGGATTTCGGCATTGAAAAGGAGCTTGTGCTCACCCGTTCAGATGGAACCTCCCTCTACTCAACAAGGGACATAGCCTACCATCTCCAGAAATCCCGTGAAGGGGATATTCTCATCGACGTCCTTGGATCAGACCATAAACTTGCAGCAGAGCAGGTGGGAATCGCCGTGGATCTCCTGGGTGGTAAGAAACCCGAGGTCATATTCTATGAGTTCATAACACTCCCCGAGGGCTCAATGTCCACAAGGAGGGGCGTCTTCATATCGGTGGATGAACTGATGGATGAGGCCCATAAAAGGGCCCTTGAGGAGGTTGAAAAAAGGAGAGAACTTCCAGATGACGTTGCAGATGAAATCGCCGAGGCCATCGGCAACGGGGCCATAAGGTACTATATAGCACGCCTTTCCCCCGAGAAGCACATCGTGTTCAGGTGGGATGAGGCCCTCAGCTTTGAACGTGGCTGTGCATCAATACAGTACGCCCATGCAAGGGCGTGCAAGCTCCTCAAGAAGGCATCCTTCAATGGTGATGAGGACATCGAAGACACCTGGAAACCTGAAAACGATGAAAAAGAACTTGTCCGTCTCCTTGCCCGTTTCCCTGTGGTTGTTGAGGAGGCCGCCATGGCAAGGAGGGTTCACCCCGTGGCACAGTACGTGCAGGACCTTGCAAATGCCTTCAACAGTTTCTACAGATCCACCCCTGTCATCGGGTCTGAATTTGAGGGTGCAAGGCTGAGGCTCGTTGATTCTGTTAGAATCGTAATCAGGAATGCCCTGGGTCTTCTGGGTATACATGCCCCGGAGACCATGTAA
- a CDS encoding signal peptidase I — protein MSDDKREWVEAAAYILLLLLAVVASQHMNVVVSGSMEPVFYRGDIVIIEKSNFFGIKELNPENVQKGDIIIYDATWFPEPVIHRVIAVEKDKAGQKYYITKGDNNPSPDPAPVYPSQVEARVITVGSNPLMIPKVGYITLWLKGL, from the coding sequence ATGAGTGATGATAAAAGGGAATGGGTTGAGGCAGCAGCATACATTCTCCTCCTCCTACTTGCTGTTGTTGCATCACAGCACATGAATGTGGTTGTATCAGGAAGCATGGAGCCCGTCTTCTACAGGGGAGACATAGTGATAATCGAAAAGAGCAACTTTTTCGGAATAAAGGAACTGAACCCTGAAAACGTACAGAAGGGTGACATAATAATCTATGACGCCACATGGTTCCCTGAACCGGTTATACACCGGGTTATAGCCGTCGAAAAGGATAAAGCAGGTCAAAAATACTACATCACAAAGGGTGACAACAACCCATCACCTGACCCCGCACCTGTGTACCCATCACAGGTTGAGGCAAGGGTCATAACGGTGGGTTCAAATCCGCTGATGATACCCAAGGTGGGCTACATAACCCTCTGGCTTAAGGGACTCTGA